Proteins found in one Rhinolophus ferrumequinum isolate MPI-CBG mRhiFer1 chromosome 9, mRhiFer1_v1.p, whole genome shotgun sequence genomic segment:
- the CPLANE2 gene encoding ciliogenesis and planar polarity effector 2 isoform X1, translating into MARPPAPGSVIVPDWHESTEGKEYLACILRKNRRRLFGLLERPVLPPPMAIDTASYKIFVCGKSGVGKTALVAKLAGLEVPVVHHETTGESILEGLLWGEEKTLALDCTHGIQTTVVFWPAKLQASDRVVMFRFEFWDCGESALKKFDHILPACKEKTDAFLFLFSFTDRASFEDLPGQLARMTDEAPGVVRMVIGSKFDQYMHTDVPERDLTAFRQAWELPLLRVKSVPGRRLADGRTLDGRAGLADVAHVLNGLVEQLWHQDQVAAGLLPNTPDNTPS; encoded by the exons ATGGCCAGACCACCCGCCCCGGGCTCGGTGATTGTCCCAGACTGGCACGAGAGCACCGAGGGCAAGGAGTACCTGGCCTGCATCCTGCGCAAGAACCGCAGGCGGTTGTTTG GGCTGCTCGAGCGACCAGTGCTGCCCCCGCCCATGGCCATTGACACGGCCAGCTACAAGATCTTCGTGTGTGGGAAGAGTGGCGTGGGCAAGACGGCGCTGGTGGCCAAGCTGGCTGGTCTGGAGGTGCCCGTGGTACATCACGAGACCACTGGTGAGTCCATCCTGGAAGGCCTTCTCTGGGGTGAAGAAAAGACTCTGGCGCTGGACTGCACACATG gcaTCCAGACCACTGTGGTATTTTGGCCGGCCAAGCTGCAGGCCAGTGACCGTGTCGTCATGTTCCGCTTTGAGTTCTGGGACTGCGGGGAGTCTGCGCTCAAAAAGTTTGATCACATATTGCCG GCTTGCAAGGAGAAAACAGAcgctttcctcttcctcttctctttcaccGACCGTGCCTCCTTTGAAGACCTCCCTGGACAGCTGGCCCGCATGACAGATGAAGCCCCTGGTGTCGTCAGAATGGTCATCGGCTCCAA ATTTGACCAGTACATGCACACAGACGTGCCCGAGCGTGACCTCACAGCCTTCCGGCAGGCCTGGGAACTGCCCCTCCTGCGGGTGAAGAGTGTGCCAGGGCGGCGGCTGGCAGATGGGCGCACACTGGATGGGCGGGCTGGGCTGGCCGACGTTGCCCACGTGCTCAATGGCCTGGTGGAGCAGCTGTGGCACCAGGaccaggtggcagctggcctgCTCCCCAACACCCCAGACAACACCCCCAGCTGA
- the CPLANE2 gene encoding ciliogenesis and planar polarity effector 2 isoform X2, with protein MARPPAPGSVIVPDWHESTEGKEYLACILRKNRRRLFGLLERPVLPPPMAIDTASYKIFVCGKSGVGKTALVAKLAGLEVPVVHHETTGIQTTVVFWPAKLQASDRVVMFRFEFWDCGESALKKFDHILPACKEKTDAFLFLFSFTDRASFEDLPGQLARMTDEAPGVVRMVIGSKFDQYMHTDVPERDLTAFRQAWELPLLRVKSVPGRRLADGRTLDGRAGLADVAHVLNGLVEQLWHQDQVAAGLLPNTPDNTPS; from the exons ATGGCCAGACCACCCGCCCCGGGCTCGGTGATTGTCCCAGACTGGCACGAGAGCACCGAGGGCAAGGAGTACCTGGCCTGCATCCTGCGCAAGAACCGCAGGCGGTTGTTTG GGCTGCTCGAGCGACCAGTGCTGCCCCCGCCCATGGCCATTGACACGGCCAGCTACAAGATCTTCGTGTGTGGGAAGAGTGGCGTGGGCAAGACGGCGCTGGTGGCCAAGCTGGCTGGTCTGGAGGTGCCCGTGGTACATCACGAGACCACTG gcaTCCAGACCACTGTGGTATTTTGGCCGGCCAAGCTGCAGGCCAGTGACCGTGTCGTCATGTTCCGCTTTGAGTTCTGGGACTGCGGGGAGTCTGCGCTCAAAAAGTTTGATCACATATTGCCG GCTTGCAAGGAGAAAACAGAcgctttcctcttcctcttctctttcaccGACCGTGCCTCCTTTGAAGACCTCCCTGGACAGCTGGCCCGCATGACAGATGAAGCCCCTGGTGTCGTCAGAATGGTCATCGGCTCCAA ATTTGACCAGTACATGCACACAGACGTGCCCGAGCGTGACCTCACAGCCTTCCGGCAGGCCTGGGAACTGCCCCTCCTGCGGGTGAAGAGTGTGCCAGGGCGGCGGCTGGCAGATGGGCGCACACTGGATGGGCGGGCTGGGCTGGCCGACGTTGCCCACGTGCTCAATGGCCTGGTGGAGCAGCTGTGGCACCAGGaccaggtggcagctggcctgCTCCCCAACACCCCAGACAACACCCCCAGCTGA
- the CPLANE2 gene encoding ciliogenesis and planar polarity effector 2 isoform X3 — MYSATLGSHFTALGLRWLLCATGIVVPTPRGCWGLPSIVPAQGIQTTVVFWPAKLQASDRVVMFRFEFWDCGESALKKFDHILPACKEKTDAFLFLFSFTDRASFEDLPGQLARMTDEAPGVVRMVIGSKFDQYMHTDVPERDLTAFRQAWELPLLRVKSVPGRRLADGRTLDGRAGLADVAHVLNGLVEQLWHQDQVAAGLLPNTPDNTPS; from the exons ATGTATTCTGCAACCTTGGGAAGTCACTTCACCGCTCTGGGCCTACGTTGGCTCCTCTGTGCCACAGGGATAGTAGTACCAACCCCAAGGGGTTGCTGGGGGTTGCCTAGCATTGTGCCAGCACAAG gcaTCCAGACCACTGTGGTATTTTGGCCGGCCAAGCTGCAGGCCAGTGACCGTGTCGTCATGTTCCGCTTTGAGTTCTGGGACTGCGGGGAGTCTGCGCTCAAAAAGTTTGATCACATATTGCCG GCTTGCAAGGAGAAAACAGAcgctttcctcttcctcttctctttcaccGACCGTGCCTCCTTTGAAGACCTCCCTGGACAGCTGGCCCGCATGACAGATGAAGCCCCTGGTGTCGTCAGAATGGTCATCGGCTCCAA ATTTGACCAGTACATGCACACAGACGTGCCCGAGCGTGACCTCACAGCCTTCCGGCAGGCCTGGGAACTGCCCCTCCTGCGGGTGAAGAGTGTGCCAGGGCGGCGGCTGGCAGATGGGCGCACACTGGATGGGCGGGCTGGGCTGGCCGACGTTGCCCACGTGCTCAATGGCCTGGTGGAGCAGCTGTGGCACCAGGaccaggtggcagctggcctgCTCCCCAACACCCCAGACAACACCCCCAGCTGA